One window of the Chryseobacterium camelliae genome contains the following:
- a CDS encoding RagB/SusD family nutrient uptake outer membrane protein — protein sequence MKKIVLNISLIGSLLLSLGTLQSCNDALDINPQPGQVEDDGTPFSTTDALYNYLMGNVYGSMEPGTAIYLSAVITDEVKPGSGSGGQEFDLHRFFLNSQNTQATDIWQNNYAVINHVNRLIRGAAGVVPTSAADATRLSNIIAQARALRAFSYIQLESLYSEDMADPNALGVILLKDVPDLNAKLPRVKNSDVYSFIEEDLTFARNTLTTEGTNQYFVGKSAVNAMAARYFLYKRDYAQAKTYAEAVVNASAAGGFGLTAATPITSSQSGTTIGGSTWNSFFYGQTTATVGTSFNPYRQMWVDQNRGESIFSLGRIAATGNGVAVGTYWNTNSSSLTGSPMWFWGRNLYNLFVDNFGSTTPGVNMGEKGDIRYLTNRDPTTAPNANYASLYPNNLQQTRTSDRLVIDKYPGKAGTNTRNDLKLFRLSEMYFILAECAINNSQLTTAAGYIKSVRDARNFRAPVALPVYTNAQAAWADVLKERRIELALEGHRYIDLKRLANKAGVTMDRNNTDDIVMTSNLPNGDYRYTLPIPLSEISANPNVKQNTGY from the coding sequence ATGAAAAAAATAGTTTTAAATATATCATTAATCGGCTCGTTATTATTATCTCTGGGTACTTTGCAGAGTTGTAATGATGCACTTGATATTAATCCACAGCCAGGACAGGTTGAAGATGACGGTACTCCGTTTTCGACTACGGACGCATTATACAACTACTTAATGGGGAACGTTTATGGAAGCATGGAACCAGGAACAGCAATTTATCTTTCTGCTGTAATTACAGACGAGGTAAAACCGGGCTCTGGAAGTGGGGGACAGGAGTTTGACCTACACCGTTTCTTTCTGAACTCTCAAAATACACAGGCCACAGATATTTGGCAAAATAATTATGCGGTAATCAATCATGTTAACCGTCTTATCAGAGGTGCTGCAGGAGTTGTTCCAACCAGTGCTGCAGATGCAACAAGATTATCCAATATTATTGCCCAGGCTAGAGCATTAAGAGCTTTCTCATACATTCAGTTGGAGTCTTTATATTCTGAAGATATGGCAGATCCAAATGCTTTAGGTGTTATTTTGCTTAAGGATGTACCGGATCTTAATGCTAAGCTTCCAAGGGTCAAAAATTCAGATGTTTACAGTTTTATTGAAGAAGATTTAACTTTTGCTAGAAATACCTTAACTACGGAAGGTACAAACCAGTATTTTGTTGGTAAAAGTGCTGTTAATGCAATGGCCGCCAGATACTTCTTATATAAAAGAGATTATGCTCAGGCTAAAACGTATGCAGAAGCTGTTGTAAATGCTTCCGCAGCCGGAGGTTTTGGTTTAACTGCTGCAACTCCTATTACCAGCAGCCAAAGTGGTACTACAATTGGTGGTAGCACGTGGAACAGTTTCTTTTATGGGCAAACAACAGCAACAGTAGGTACTTCGTTTAATCCATACCGTCAAATGTGGGTAGATCAGAACAGAGGAGAATCTATTTTTTCTTTAGGCCGTATTGCAGCTACTGGAAATGGTGTCGCTGTAGGAACTTACTGGAATACGAATAGTTCCAGCCTTACAGGTTCACCAATGTGGTTCTGGGGACGTAATTTATATAACTTGTTTGTAGATAATTTCGGAAGTACTACACCAGGTGTAAATATGGGAGAAAAAGGTGACATCAGATACCTGACCAATAGGGACCCTACCACTGCTCCTAATGCAAATTATGCTAGTTTATATCCGAATAATTTACAACAGACCAGAACATCGGACAGGCTTGTTATTGATAAATATCCTGGAAAAGCAGGTACAAATACAAGAAATGATTTAAAGTTATTCAGGCTTTCTGAAATGTATTTCATATTAGCTGAATGTGCGATTAATAATAGCCAGCTCACTACTGCAGCAGGATATATTAAGAGTGTAAGAGATGCTAGAAACTTCAGAGCACCTGTGGCATTACCTGTATATACTAATGCACAAGCTGCTTGGGCTGATGTTTTAAAAGAAAGACGTATTGAATTAGCTTTAGAAGGGCACAGATACATTGATTTAAAGCGTTTAGCTAACAAGGCAGGTGTTACAATGGATAGAAATAATACTGATGATATTGTAATGACTTCCAATCTACCTAACGGGGATTACAGATATACATTACCTATTCCATTATCGGAAATTTCTGCTAACCCTAATGTTAAGCAAAATACAGGTTATTAA
- a CDS encoding putative porin, which produces MKYILFIILFFSFSAQAQIVNKTDSNTLEKKLEDTLVIDSGTKDSLKIFKPTINDYLYQKQFAEKKVFDTVMTFDKTYIFSQYNNRDNFGRVQVANIGAGFNPLSYELNPEQNLALMPTNKSYGILGVDDIKYYDVKTPTATFVYHNAMKNGAALKSTYTQNIGKRFNFAIEYMGLRSQGMYRNSLAANNNTLFSGHYTSKNGKYELFAHYLHQNVNNQESGGIAVDSLFQNGNSDSRNRQNMQVNLASTSSQFSYRRYYLTHQFAPFNSDKIPFKIRHTISHQGNKYHYTENALEPYWFNNVSQLVNPGGALPVKKYSDNLSNTVSLVWDNEKFKLDAGLRYQMLKFGVTEIALPNLAIPSELKESRLGAVGNLQIRLLDKIQLNSFLEISKGSQFGSYIRTTNNLSFEPIKDYFVNAKVNFQSAYPSFNYIMNTSNYRKFNYYLQDAKNQAVTEIGGSINLKWFKTELFANYFRIDNYTYFDQNALPRQSDNSLNISQIGGDATVSYGKFHLNTRLQFQNVLTNKNLMPLPGFIGRANIFYQTKAFKNAAEIQTGIKVYYFSKFASREYFPILNEYILPAANSFSIGGQPITDIYFNMKVKKMFFFIEGQQVATFISHNKAYAFPHYPVYDFRLNLGIVWYLFN; this is translated from the coding sequence ATGAAGTATATACTTTTCATCATACTATTTTTCAGTTTTTCAGCTCAGGCACAGATTGTTAATAAGACAGACAGCAATACGCTGGAAAAGAAACTGGAAGATACTTTGGTGATTGATTCAGGGACAAAAGATTCCCTGAAGATCTTTAAACCTACCATCAATGACTACCTGTACCAGAAACAGTTCGCAGAAAAGAAAGTTTTTGATACGGTAATGACGTTTGATAAAACCTATATTTTTTCACAGTATAATAACAGGGACAATTTCGGCAGGGTGCAGGTTGCCAATATCGGTGCCGGCTTTAATCCCCTGTCTTATGAATTGAATCCGGAACAGAACCTGGCTTTGATGCCCACCAATAAATCATACGGTATTTTAGGAGTGGATGACATCAAGTATTACGATGTAAAAACGCCTACCGCTACCTTTGTGTATCACAATGCCATGAAGAACGGGGCTGCCCTTAAGTCCACATACACCCAGAATATAGGAAAGCGCTTTAATTTCGCCATCGAATACATGGGATTACGTTCGCAGGGAATGTACAGGAACAGCCTTGCAGCCAATAACAATACTTTATTTTCCGGACATTATACTTCAAAGAACGGTAAATATGAATTGTTTGCCCATTATCTCCATCAGAATGTAAACAATCAGGAAAGCGGAGGGATTGCAGTCGACAGCCTGTTCCAGAACGGGAACAGTGATTCCAGGAACAGACAGAATATGCAGGTTAACCTTGCTTCAACAAGCTCACAGTTTTCTTACCGCAGGTATTACCTTACCCATCAGTTTGCACCATTCAATTCAGACAAGATACCATTTAAAATCAGGCATACCATTTCTCATCAGGGAAATAAGTACCATTATACGGAAAATGCTCTCGAACCTTACTGGTTCAATAACGTTTCACAATTAGTAAACCCCGGAGGAGCGTTGCCGGTTAAAAAATATTCGGATAACCTGAGCAATACGGTTAGCCTGGTCTGGGATAATGAGAAATTTAAACTGGATGCAGGACTGCGTTACCAGATGCTGAAGTTCGGCGTTACGGAAATTGCTTTGCCCAACCTTGCCATTCCATCTGAACTTAAAGAAAGCCGTTTGGGAGCTGTTGGAAATCTGCAGATCCGGCTTTTGGATAAGATACAGCTCAATTCTTTCCTCGAAATTTCCAAAGGAAGCCAGTTCGGGAGTTATATCAGGACCACAAACAATTTGTCTTTTGAACCTATCAAAGACTATTTTGTCAATGCAAAGGTGAACTTCCAAAGCGCTTACCCATCCTTCAATTATATCATGAATACATCCAATTACAGGAAATTCAACTATTACCTTCAGGATGCAAAAAACCAGGCGGTTACAGAAATTGGGGGAAGCATAAACCTGAAATGGTTTAAAACCGAATTATTTGCCAATTATTTCAGGATAGATAATTACACCTACTTTGATCAGAATGCCCTTCCGCGTCAAAGTGATAATTCGCTCAACATTTCGCAGATTGGAGGCGATGCAACGGTAAGCTATGGGAAATTCCACCTGAACACAAGATTGCAGTTCCAGAATGTGCTTACCAATAAAAACCTGATGCCTTTACCAGGCTTCATAGGAAGAGCCAATATATTCTACCAGACTAAAGCGTTTAAAAACGCCGCAGAAATCCAGACTGGTATTAAGGTCTATTATTTTTCTAAATTTGCTTCCAGGGAATATTTTCCGATCCTTAACGAATATATTCTTCCTGCTGCAAACTCCTTCTCTATCGGTGGGCAGCCGATTACGGATATCTATTTTAACATGAAGGTCAAGAAAATGTTCTTCTTTATCGAAGGACAGCAGGTAGCCACATTCATTTCGCACAACAAAGCATACGCATTCCCGCATTATCCGGTATATGATTTCAGATTGAACCTCGGAATCGTATGGTATTTGTTCAACTAA